Within Cucumis melo cultivar AY chromosome 4, USDA_Cmelo_AY_1.0, whole genome shotgun sequence, the genomic segment AACTACTTACAATTTAACTACAAGTATCAAAAGACTTGGTACAAAGTATGAGCATACGTATAACTTAACTTGCATAAACTtcaaaataataagataaaatCAAAAGTGGAATCAAATAATTAACTTCGAATTGTTCGAACACACAACGTAAATATTCTGGTGCATCTTAAGTTTATTTTCACATCCATAGATACACACTTCACCACCTTAAGCTCTGGCTAtactaaaaaaatatcaatCACTCAAACTTATACAACTAACTAATACATAAAGGACTCTCCATAAAATGCAACCTTATGACaattaaagaactaaaaacagagaaagagagagattaAACAACACCTTGAAGTTGCAGATTCAAATAAGTTAGTGTGTTAGTGCCCATTTCTGTATTCTTCTTTATCTCCACCTGTAGGGCTTTTCACAACATATGTTCAGAATGATCAGAGTAGTACAAATTAAACCCCTTAATAAAGTTTATGCAAACTGTACTTTAAGccatgtttttcttcttttttgtcatCAAAATGAGACAGATTATCCTCATAAATTGACCATCATGGGCAAATAAACTAAAAAGAATGAACCTGGACACCAATGGCTGAAGGAATCATTTCTCggggtttttttttcatttgtctTCTTCATACCAATAACAATCTACCTTGATGTTCAATACATTGTTGAAGTTTGCCTTCCTTCAATATAACCTGGTTCTCTACTTTAGCTGGTCTATTTCTATTATTTATCTGAAATCGTGGAAATGGTTTCGGATGGTCTGTAGTACTGGTTTGCACCTCGGGTATTACCTCCTCCAGGAACTGTTCGGCTACATCTCCATCTTCATCAATTCGAAGACCCTTTGCATACCATGTCAAACCCTGAATGAAGGAAATATTCCCAAAAGTTAACAAACATGCCATCATTTCAATCTTGTAAATGACAAAAACCATCACAACATTTTCACTAGTAACAAATGCTAGTGTCATTAAATGTGTACAATGGAAGGAAAATTTGCAAATATTAGAAACCATGTAGTGACTTGAGATCACCCACACATCAGGAAGATAGTGCAATTCATACTAGCCAAACGAAGAAGAGTCAAGGTTTCGTTAAAATGAGAGCCCTCAGTAACTTACATTACGTCCTATACTGGCAAATTCTCAGGGGAGAAACTCATCCATATGAATCAGATTATGATTTCAATTGAGAGATCACTCTGATGGGTATAGAAGAAATAGCCTACACCTTAAATCTATGTGAGGATACTGATAGGGGATACCAAGGGGATGCTAGTAAGTAGTTACAAAGGGTATAGAGGTAGTGAAGAGTTGTGGAGAGTAAATTAAGGCTTGGAAGACATTTCAAGATAAGAGGGTGCGGTGCAAGTAGCTTGAATTACTTGATTCTTATTTCGTATGATAGTGTCGGTTCGAAGGAATTTATTGCAAAAAACACCAAATCCTATTCCGACTTTCTACAAGGGCCTTTGTGACTAAGAAACTAATTCTATGCTGCCATGAATTACTTGTGAGTTAGGGCTTGGGAATAGTAACAAGTAATTCATGGCAGCATAGAATTAGTTTCTTAGTCAGAAAGGCCCTTGTAGAAAGTCGGAATAGGATTTGGTGTTTTTTGCAATAAATTCCTTCGAACCGACACTATCATACGAAATAAGAATCAACAAAATGGAAACTGAATTAGTCTCTTGCTGCTTTTGCATCTTATTTGCATTATTATATACATAGAAACAAAGCATCAATTAACGATACCTAATCACTCAAATATAATTGATATCCATAACCTTCATTAACCATTAGCAAGACaataatacaaaaaagaaaaaacaaaaagaagctCTTAACAGATAAAATCAGAAACTTAAATAGCCTTAATTGTTTAACATCCTGCCTTCAGACTAATATTTTTACTAGACGACCATTACTTTCTTCGAATCCATTTTGGATAGGGATAAGTTGAATCtctaaaagagaagaaaagtgACAGATTAATTAAATACAGTTGATAAACATTTACTGTATACCAAGATTGTCTCAGCAACAATTCATAAATGCTAAAAGAAACCACTTTCGAACAAATGTATGGTCTACAGATAAGATATCCCGAGCTCACTTAAAAAAAGCACAAATCCATTTCCAGTGAAAATATAATTTGAATTCCCAACCAAAAAACGGGAAATCCACTCCGAACAATGAAGACTATGGAATTCCAACGAAACTGAGACAAGTTTGAACTATGTTAATAAATTTCACTAACTTCCACCATTACACTAGCCTTAGAGAAGAAATTGCCAAATTTTCAGAGATGaaacagaagaaagaaaagtccAGCAGTCAAACGAAGATTAAAAGTGAACAGACCTGAACTCCACCATCGCCGGAACTAGAGGGAAGAAGAATAGGGCCGGGGTTGGAGCGATTGACGGCGACTTGAACTGGGACGCTGAAGCCCCTACGAGGAAGACCAGTGGCCTGCATATGGACGGGATCAGGAGCATGAGTATCGGAATCAACATCGTCATCTTCGTTCTTGACATCGTGAGAATCGTCTTTGGAAAACCCTAGAATTCCTGCAATCTTCCTGAAGAACCGCATCTCCACACTGCAACGATCGAATTGATCGAATCACAGAGAGAGATGGAGATCTTGAGAAAGAATTGAGCGCGGAATTGACCGATCGTCTGGTTTCTGAATTATGGAATCGTTggagttttttcttctttttcttcttcttcttctatccGATGAATACTTCTAAACCCgcttttaactaaattttatgCTTAGGCCAAAATCAatgttcttttgttttgttttcttttttagtttttttttgttatacgAAAAAATTACTAGTCCATATTTTAGTTATGCTTTTTAacgattttatttattttgtttacaATAATAATTGTCGTATAAACTATGATCTCAAATCAATTATTGTCAAACATAACGAAAAAAGCTTCAAAATATGATTAGTTATCTCACTTAATTGGATGTTGCTCACATTATTAAGTACGAGTGTCATTACCTACGAGAAGTGGTTACTCCTAAAACTTTAGGTAAGAAGGAAGTATCGATAAGACTTTCTATGTTTTAGATATATACTTGATGATCTTGAATACACTTTGTATTAATGTTTTGTTGGGATGCCGTTGTATAATGTTTTGTTGGGATGGCTATAAGCAAAAATTCAAGAAGAAAAACTATGAATCATGAACTAAGGAATGATGCAAAAAAGTACATTTGAGAAAATTATTAGGTTTGTGGTAAAAGTGATCATACCGTTGCATTGTGCAAACATTAAAAATGGACAAAGTTCCCACAATCATGTTCTAGTACAGGTTAAAACAACCTTAGCTGATTATGGTCCTATGTGATTGTAGACCGAAAGGTCGAACAACTATATAACTCTAATGTTGATATTGAAATTTAGTACCAATATACCTCCGAATAACTGTGGTTCAACATTTATTCATCTTTAACCATAAAGATTCAGTACATAATTGAATACATCTATTGATACAACGCAACGTAAACTAGATTGTTTCAGCCCCTAAAATAACTTATTGCCCTTCTTAATTGTTCAAGAACTTCAATAacataaaatatatcaaatcaAGATCGACCCTTTTCTAAAAAGGAAGATTTCACAACGTTGATCACAAGCACACATCAAAGGAATTCATCAAAGAACGGAAAATTTCACTACAAAGCCTTGATTACAACAGAAAGCAACAGGCAGCCAGAAGAAACAACTTCGTTTTTGTTATGCCCAAAAAATAAGCAAAAAAGAGGGAGGAAAGAATATAGAAGTTTGGTTTACATATGCTAACAGTATAAACATTAGAAGCTATGCTCAAAGGTGAAGAACAATAAAACAAAAGCAAACTATAATGCTCAAATGATCCATCCAAAAACACCAGTCTCTTCATGAAGCTTCTCTTATATACCCTCAACGGTGTTGACAAGAAAGCTGTGCACGATCTCTTTCTGtccaatcaattttttttttaccccTTTCTCTACATGTTTGTGCTAGATGTTTGTAGTTCTAACACCGAATCTCGTATGATCCAGCTTTAGTTATGTAACGAACCCATTCAACTGTGTTGTAACCACTCTTCTCCCACACCTGAAGAACAAATTGACAAAGAGGCTTCATTTTTCTTGAGAATtttcaaataacaaaaatacaaCTTTGAGTCACGAGAACTACAACGCAACAACTGCATATGCTCAGAACTCCATGTATATTAATATTTCTTGAGAATTTTCAAATAACAAAACTTTGAGCCAGACATCACATATCTTATACATACTTAGAGGCGAGTCTTCTTTGGAATGATTTTAGCGCTCAAAAAACTTAAGCACTTAGAAAGTTCGTTACAAACAAATCCTTAAACTCACTCAAATAACTAATTTTCTGATACTGCTGAAAAAAGACGCTagttatttcaaatttaaaagagACGTATGGTAAGAAATTACATCTAGCATGCCATCTAGAGATATTCATATCAGACAATGAAAGCTAGTCTAATGTTTGAATCCTCCAACCTTAACTCTTAgtttaatgaaataataaaatgaagtCCTTGCAACAGTAAATTCTATCAGATCAGAAATTTATCATCTAGCATCGCTCAAAAGAGACATTGTTTCCCCTTTTCTGCCAACTTTGATCATGCCATAAACTGAATGGTTTCATCACagaatatttatatatatggcATAAATAACATGCATGGATGGACTTCTCTCCTACAGTGCTACCAAGGAATagtagtaaaaaaaaagaacaaataccTTGAGGAAACGAACCCGTAAACCAGATGCTGTGAACATGGGAACCTGTAAACCCAAAAATATACATAGTTTACTAACAGTTATAAGTCAGACGAAATTAATGGCCTAATTCATCTGAACATCTACAGAGCAGGTAGAAAGCCCGCACTTAAGCTACtgttaaaagaaaattcatCTACGCATcatctccaaaataatatgcTATGAATAAATCTTTGAACCTGAAACTCCATCTGAATTGGTGGGCGTGTCCAAGGCTTCCTTTCGGTCATTGTAGAAATCAGCTCAACTTCTGCACTCATGGTTGGTTCAGTTTGTCCAGGAAATTTTCTGATCCTAAAATTGAAATGAATAAAAGTCTAAGCCACAACTGCACATTCATAAACATGAGAACAAATATAATACATTCATTCAACAGAAAATTAAGTTCCTGTGAAAACATGAAAATATCCCTGTTAAGAAAGTCAAACTGTAGACTGCCAAGTCTTTCAATTTATTTTGAGGTGGAATTCAAAAAGGCATCAAGTAAGATCTAATATTGTAGAGAATATGAAATGAAATCACATAAATCCAACCTCATTGCACAAATATAAGAGAATCCAAGCATGTAGAAAGAACATGTATAATGAAAAAAGGAGGAAGAAAGCAACCACAAGAGCATGTGATTGATAAGTAAAACCAAAAGAACGATTCTAGAAATCTATGTGAGAATGGAGATTCCACCATAAGACAAAAACATGAAGACATTTGTAATAAATGGAAAAAATTATAGATGATATGATATCACAAAGATGTAAATGCACAAATATCTGTGATATGAAAAGTTCATTACCATGTATTTGTCCAACGAGAAAAACCAGAAACTCTATGATCATATCTAAAACTACAGAAAACTCACTTCCACACAATGCAATCGATTGATGCGTTGTACTTGGCTCGACCCGATGTCACTTGAAAACTAGTTTTAGCTGTCTGTTTGGGAACAGGAATTTTAATGACCACACCAAGAGCAAACATTTTTGCACCAAAGACACTCTTCACCTGAAGGCCAGTAGATAATAGCTTAAAAAGAATTGTAGAGCTTGGTACATCAAGATCATCAAAATTTAGAAAACCACAAACCTTGACATTAACTTCCATATGTGTCCTACCAAGCTCCTTAATTGTCGGGAGTACTCGAAATGGAAGATTAACACCCTCAGTAATACGATATCTGCATCAAAAGAAGAACAAGAGATTATATCAGATATAGGAGAAGAAATACCTTGCACATATGAGTAAGCACAAAAATGGCATAAACTCTCAGTGTACCTCCAGCAGAAAATTATCCACTCTCCCTCTCTACCTTCTAGACAAAGGATGGGGTTCTTTGTCCCAAGGGATATAGGATCGCAAGGATAATTTTTGCACGAGTTGCACACTAAAAGTTCCGCTTGGATACAACTAATGACTCTCATACTCAATTACGGAAAACAAATTGAATCAACCATAATTAAGTGCAAAAGCACTCAAGTTTTCTTCATAACGTATAAAAATTGTGTCCATTACATGCTGATAGGGACTACAATAAACATTACTGGGGTCCACTGCAAGACCCCCAATCCTCCATGTTTatggaagaagaggaaaattgGGGAATGCACAAACGGCAGACGGGTAAAGGGACAAAAATTGTGCAGGGACCAGCCTTGGGGTTGAGTAGGGATTTTGTGTGGAAGTTTTTGAAGAAAGCCAAGGCCTTGGAGCGGATTACCAGCTCCCTTGTATGTGCCAGATTATTCATCGTTTTCTTATTTCTATTTCTTATTGTTCTTGTTCTTTGGAACTCTCATCATTGTTCTGGAACTTTCTGTTTATTATTTTGCAATAGAAATATCATAGCGAGGTTTCTATTCCCCTGTTTTCTGGAACTTGTTGGTTTTCTGTTTGCAGGAGAAGAAGATACCTAACAGAAACCTCCACATTTCATCAAAAAATGTGGTATTTTCTACAATGGTAATGACTAACATAAATGGAATTGCAACTTTAAAAAACACACGTGTGTGATTAAAGACTCAAGCTTACTTCATCAATTCAAATTCCCCATCGGGTGGCACAAAGCTGACTGTCTTCTCTGAGTTGAACCTCGTCAAATTTACACATTGGTGAAAAGTAACATCATCAAGCTCAATTGTTTTACCACTGcaaaataaatcataaaacaaaaaatgcATAACTTATTAAATGAAACTAAAATGGCAGAATCATTAACTCGGTACTAAAGTAACTGTACCAGACCaatgaaatataagaaaatgaagaaaatatgaaaCATAAATCTCTTCTTGAATCCTAATGATATTCCACACTGCTTCTGAGCTAAAGTAAACGTGTAAGAAATGCCTAAACCAAGGTACTCTTCACCGCAAAATTCAGAAGAGAAAAATGGGACTACTCAActgcttattattattattattattattattattattattattattattattattattattattattattattattattattattttctttttttgctccTCATATAGTTCGGGAAAATAGCACAAGACAACTTGTTTAACATTGAAAGTTTTCTACCATGGACTTTAATTGCAGAATAAGCAAGAGTAGAGAAAAACTTCATGCTAAACATAAAAAGCACAAAAACTCACAAACAAACGTGACAAGGCTTACCATtaaatctagaaaaaaaaaagagaaaataagaaatacaacataaagaaagagaaaaaccGTTTATTTATCATTAAAGTATAGTATGGCAGTAGAGTATCATTGAAGTCACCCATGAGAAACTACCTCTTTGCTGGACGGGACTTCAACTGGGACTCTTTCTCAAGGCCAATCTTATCATTTAAACCCAACTTCAAATCAGGCATTCCAGAAAGAAAGCACTTCATAAGAATCTTCCCAGTTACATCGCAACGCAGAACACTACCTATGATCACCAATAGTTATAAGCTTCCATAACAGGTATGTGATACAGATGGAACTTTGAGGTCATTCACTACCTTTTGAAGACATGAGAAGGTTTACACTTTCAACAATATCCAAAA encodes:
- the LOC103503532 gene encoding AP-2 complex subunit mu, whose product is MPVAASAIYFLNLRGDVLINRLYRDDVGGNMVDAFRTHIMQTKELGTCPVRQIGGCSFFYMRISNVYIVIVVSSNANVACAFKFVVEAVALFKSYFGGAFDEDAIRNNFVLIYELLDEIMDFGYPQNLSPEILKLYITQEGVRSPFSSKPSDKPVPNATLQVTGAVGWRREGLVYKKNEVFLDIVESVNLLMSSKGSVLRCDVTGKILMKCFLSGMPDLKLGLNDKIGLEKESQLKSRPAKSGKTIELDDVTFHQCVNLTRFNSEKTVSFVPPDGEFELMKYRITEGVNLPFRVLPTIKELGRTHMEVNVKVKSVFGAKMFALGVVIKIPVPKQTAKTSFQVTSGRAKYNASIDCIVWKIRKFPGQTEPTMSAEVELISTMTERKPWTRPPIQMEFQVPMFTASGLRVRFLKVWEKSGYNTVEWVRYITKAGSYEIRC
- the LOC103503527 gene encoding uncharacterized protein LOC103503527, translating into MRFFRKIAGILGFSKDDSHDVKNEDDDVDSDTHAPDPVHMQATGLPRRGFSVPVQVAVNRSNPGPILLPSSSGDGGVQGLTWYAKGLRIDEDGDVAEQFLEEVIPEVQTSTTDHPKPFPRFQINNRNRPAKVENQVILKEGKLQQCIEHQGRLLLV